The Cervus canadensis isolate Bull #8, Minnesota chromosome 29, ASM1932006v1, whole genome shotgun sequence genome includes a window with the following:
- the LTO1 gene encoding protein LTO1 homolog: MAGEQDMLDAVVMADERFHREGYREGYEEGSSLGMIEGRQHGTLHGAKVGSEIGCYRGFALAWRGLLHGCATERDSKKMKVLEALIGMIQKFPYDDPTYDRLHEDLDRIRGKFKQFCSLLNVQPDFKVSTEGSGLSF, translated from the exons ATGGCCGGGGAGCAGGACATGTTAGACGCTGTCGTGATGGCAGATGAGAG GTTTCACAGGGAAGGGTACCGGGAAGGCTATGAAGAAGGAAGCAGCCTGGGTATGATCGAAGGGAGACAGCATGGCACGCTCCATGGAGCTAAAGTCGGATCTGAA ATCGGGTGCTACCGAGGCTTCGCGTTGGCTTGGAGAGGCCTCCTGCACGGTTGTGCCACTGAGAGAGACAG CAAAAAGATGAAGGTCTTAGAGGCATTGATTGGGATGATTCAGAAGTTCCCTTACGATGACCCTACTTACGATAGACTTCACGAAGACTTAGACAGAATTAGAGGGAAGTTTAAGCAG TTTTGTTCATTACTGAACGTTCAGCCCGACTTTAAAGTCAGCACGGAAGGTTCTGGACTTTCATTCTGA
- the FGF19 gene encoding fibroblast growth factor 19 codes for MRSAPSRCAVARALVLAGLWLAAAGRPLAFSDAGPHVHYGWGESVRLRHLYTAGPQGLYSCFLRIHSDGAVDCAPVQSAHSLMEIRAVALSTVAIKGERSVLYLCMDADGKMQGLTQYSAEDCAFEEEIRPDGYNVYWSRKHHLPVSLSSSRQRQLFKSRGFLPLSHFLPMLSTIPAEPDDLQEPLKPDFFLPLKTDSMDPFGLATKLGSVKSPSFYN; via the exons ATGCGGAGCGCTCCGAGCCGGTGCGCCGTGGCCCGCGCCCTGGTCCTGGCCGGCCTCTGGCTGGCCGCAGCCGGGCGCCCCCTGGCCTTCTCGGATGCGGGGCCGCACGTGCACTACGGCTGGGGCGAGTCGGTGCGCCTGCGGCACCTGTATACCGCGGGCCCGCAGGGCCTCTACAGCTGCTTTCTGCGCATCCACTCCGACGGCGCCGTGGACTGCGCGCCCGTCCAGAGCGCGCACA GTCTGATGGAGATCAGGGCTGTCGCCCTAAGCACCGTGGCCATCAAGGGGGAGCGCAGCGTGCTGTACCTCTGCATGGACGCCGACGGCAAGATGCAAGGGCTG ACTCAGTACTCAGCCGAGGACTGCGCTTTTGAGGAGGAGATCCGTCCTGACGGCTACAACGTGTACTGGTCCAGGAAGCACCATCTCCCCGTCTCCCTGAGCAGCTCCAGGCAGAGGCAGCTATTCAAAAGCAGGGGCTTCCTGCCGCTGTCTCACTTCCTGCCCATGCTGTCCACCATCCCGGCCGAACCCGACGACCTCCAGGAACCTCTGAAGCCCGATTTCTTTCTGCCCCTGAAAACAGATAGCATGGACCCTTTTGGGCTTGCCACCAAACTGGGATCTGTGAAGAGTCCCAGCTTCTATAATTAA